Genomic DNA from Peribacillus simplex:
TACGGGTGCGTGGGACTTGATCCCGTGAACTAAACTGTCCGGCCCCCTACTTGTAGAAACATGTTTGAGGCTGGTTGGGACGTAGATCTCGTATAACAAGCGAAGCTATGACACTGCATGGAGGACTAGGGGTACTGGTTAGTAAGTAGAGGAGGAAAAAACAATGAATCCAGTTGTTGGTCTGGATGTGGCAAAAGGAGAGAGCCAAGTACAGGCATTTTTAGACCAATCTAAACCGTATGGGAAGAGCTTTTCAATGAAGCATACCAAGGAGGAATTGGATCAATTTTTAGACTTTCTAAAAGAAGTTGAAGAGGTGGCAGGGCAGATGCCTATGGTCATTTTAGAATCTACAGGGCATTACCATTCTCCCGTTATTCAATACTTGGAGGAACAAGGGATTCTATATATCTTACTAAATCCGATTATTTCTTATCAGGCAAAGAAGTCCAGTTTACGGAAGGTAAAAACAGACGCTATCGATGCGTACCAGTTGTGTGTGCTGTATTACAAGGAGGATTTTGAACCTCATAAAATTAGAGGAATTCAGCTTTTAGACCTTCGTAATTTGTCCAGACAACAGGAAATCGTAACGAATATGTATGTGGAGGCTAAACTTCAGTTTCACACCATTTTAGATCAAGTGTTTCCTGAATACCGGAAGGTTTTTGGGGATCTATATTCGAAGGTTTCTTTATTGATGTTAAAGGAATATCCTACTTCAGAGGCGGTATTAACGGCCGGAGAAAGTAGACTAGCAGAGAGTGTAATAGAGTTCTGTCCTAGCAGATCGGGTGAATGGGCGTGGGAAAAAGCAAAAAAAATAATGAATTCCGCATCTCGAAATCCATTTCAAAAAAACGTGTATGAAAGTCACGTAATCAATCTTCGTATGTATATTGAGTTGCTTTTTCATTACCAGGGACACCTTTCTGATTTGGAAGATCGTATAGTGGCCCTGGCAAATGAAATGGAAGAATATAAGATCATCCAATCGATTCCCGGTATCGGAGAAAAAATCGCAGCCACGATTATCTCAGAAATTGGTGAAATCGATCGGTTTAATCATCCGAAAAAACTGGTTGCCTTCGCTGGAGTGGATCCAAGTGTTCACTCATCGGGTAAGTTTACGGCAACCATTAATCGTATTACCAAAAGGGGTTCGAGCAGACTACGTCACTCTCTGTATCTTGCCGTACTATGCGGCATAAGAAGTTCAAGGAACAAAAAGCTTAAAGCCTTCTATGATAAGAAAAAATCAGAAGGAAAACCTGCCAAAGTGTCAATCGTTGCCTGTATAAATAAGTTACTTCATTGGATTTATGCTATATTAAGCAGAAAAGAAACGTTCCTAGATTTAGCCTAATTAACGGTTTTGTGAAACAGAGAAAAATCCTTCCAAAAGGGTTTTGGAGGGCTATTTGGCATGGCCAAAAATAGTATATCATAAGGGAAATGAAAATATTAGAGAAAGATATTGACATCCTATTAGCTGGTTTAGTTCATTAAGGATAACCAAAACTAATCAAACTATATTATAAAAACTGGATACTAATCACAAGAAAAGAATAAGGGCTGTTAGGTATTTTTTTATCAAACTTATTTTCAAAGCTACACAGGCGGCTATTTCTAACGAACATTAAAGAACCGTCAATAGACCTGTTTTTTTGTGCGAAAGAAGGATAGTCACCAAGTTTCGACGAATATATCAATATACTTTTTGGAGGTGTTGATATGGCGATTTGTTGTGGAGAGTGTCACGTTGAATTAAAGAGTGATGATTATGTCACATTAGATGAATTTAGCACGATGAGGCACACATATTGCGGTTATGATCTTATTGCCGATCTGATCAAAGACATTGGGACTTACCGAAATATCAAAACAAAGTATTGGTTTTCCCGTGAGCGCACTAAATGAAAATCGGGGAAATCTTGGAGTTAATTAAAACTGATACACCAGCGAATATTGACAAAAAGGCTGATGTTCATCTTTCAGAAAAATTACTAAGAAAAGCATTGAAAAAAGCTGGTTATGAGTATAGAAATTCAGGAGAAAAAGGCTGGTATTTCGTTGGTGAAGGTGACGAGGAAACGGTACAAGAGCAGCTTATTTATGACTTTGCAACAGCAGGAAAAGCAAAGGCGAACGTTTCAACTAATGTAAATAAAGAACCTATTAACGATACCAACCAACGTTCTAACGTTGGCATAAAACGTGGTAAAGAACAGGTCAAACAAGCGAACGAACAATCAGCACCAACCATAGAACGAACCAACATTATAAGAAAACGTTCTTCATTCGATATGGATGTTGAACTTATGAAGGAACTAAAAATACAAGCAATCATTCATGATAGGACGGTTTATGAACTAGTTGAAAGTGCCGTAAGGCACTATTTAGCTGAATTAAAGGGAAAATGATATGGCTGTGAAATAAAGTCACGATGTTTATAATAAAGTTACACCGTATTACCCCTTTGGATAATATCCTCTAAAGGGGTGTTTTTATGTCTAAAAGATAAAGTACATCTGAAATTTAAAAATGGATCAAGGGTAATAGAGTTGTTCCGTTAAAGGGCGCGATTCTTTAATAAGAATTACTTTTCTTAATGAACTCCCTCAGTTTAATAGATAATGCTCACGAATACTCGCTTATTCGCAGGATTTCAAACCACATGGTATAGGTTGCTTCAGATGAACGAAAGAGATAGGACCGTTTTGATAAGATGAGGGCAGATTGAAATAGGGGATCTGTTGAAAATCCCATATTATTACATATACTGCACGTATTCTCCACGCTGCCCCTGGAGGCTTTCCCTCCCATGTCTCAACGGGTCATAATCCTATGCCCTTTCATTCCTTCGTCATGCCTATCCAAGGGGTGAAGGCCGGTTTTGCTAACAGAACGGGTCATTGCCCTTTTGTTCATTACATCCAGTACTTCGTGCTTTCTTTGAAATCCTACGGATAAGCCAACTTTCGTTATATAACAATGTGAATGTAAATTTACGCTGCTAGTTGTTCAATTGAGAAGATCATTTCCGGTTTATAGGCAGAGCCATTACGAGCTATCCCTACTAGGACACGGGCGAGTTTTCCACAAAGTTTCATGATGGATTTCATTTTCTTAATCTTCTTCACTTTAACATTATTCGAGTGTAGGGCTTTAAACTCAGGGTTATTCATCACCAGACTCATGGTCGCAAGGAAGATGTAACGCCGCAGGCGTGATCTTCCACGTTTGGAAAGAACAATTTGGCCTTTCCACTTCCCAGAGCTTGCTTCAGCGAGATGCAATCCTGCATGACGAAGGAGCGCATTCCCGTGAGCGAACCCACTCAAATCTCCAGCTTCTCCTAAGATTCCCGCTAGTGAAATCTCGCTGATTCCTTTAATGGCAAGTATTTGCTTAACGAATGGAATCTGTTCCAAGACGTTTGTGACTTCTTGCGTCACTCTTTCGAGTTGGGATGAAGCGAGATCATATTCCTCTAATAACTGTCCCAAATGAAGTTTATACGCATCAAGGGCTTGTTTCGTACCAATTGAACGCTTGGCCAATACAAGCAGGGAACGGGCTTTTTTATGCCCGGAATGTCGCTTCATACATGATTTCCATCCGGTTACGATATCTTGAGGCTGTAAGGAACATAATTCAGCTGGGGTAGGAAAGAGGCGTAGGGTTGCGATTGCCCCTTTACATGATACGTCTTTAAACACTTGCCGGAGCTCGGGAAAGACAACATCCACCCAGCGATTAATTTGGTTGATGGAGCTAACAAGACGCTTAACGATCACATCTCGGTTAGCCATAAGGACACGAAGTTTTTCAAATGATTCTGAAGTGGAACGAACGAAGGCATAGTAGCCATTCTTCACCATATCAGCGATGACAAGGGCATCTTTTTTATCACTTTTGGATTGCGTATTATCACGATTTTCTTTGTTTCTTTTGACATGGTGAGGATTGACGGTGACGACATCCATGTTTTGTTTGACTAGCCACTTTGAAAGGTTTATCCAATAATGGCCGGTAGGTTCCATTCCGACTATCGTTGTGTCTAGATTTTTCATTTGTTTTAGTTCCTGGATCCAGTTTAGTAAGCTAGTAAAACCCTCCTCGTTATTTTCAAAAGAAAGGGGTTTCCCGACCACAATGCCCCGAAAGTTTACAGCACGGGCCACGTGTACGTGTTGGGCAATATCCACACCAACAACTAGATGTTGATCCGTAATTCTCTCAATTAGTTGATTTTGTTTGTTTTGCATTTTAAAATTCATAGTAGGGCTTCCTCCTTAAGATTTTGAGTTAGATTGGTCTCTATACTCGTATCTTACTGAGGGGCTCTATTTTTTTCAAACCTGATATTTAACGATCTACAGGAATGCTAACGGGTGCTTTACTTCAATGAGGGAGGTTGGTGAAGCAACCCTTTTGTTATGCAACTGATATGAACGAAACTGTCAACCCACCACACCCAAATGTTTTTAAATGGTGTTTCATGCAGCTATGAATAGAGTTATTCCTTGTTCAACTTATAAACCAAATATCCTTTCGGATTTAGCTTGTCAAGGGCGCACTTTCCCTTGATAAGCTAAATCGAAATGGATACAATTCTAAAAGTTGAACAAGGATAACCTTAAAAACTTGGCACGAAGGCAAAAACGTTGACGGTGGTATACAAACTGATATGCGTGGGTTGGTTACCACATTTCACTCCATCCGTCACGGAGCTGCCTCGGACTAACGGCGCACGTTCAGTCCCTAGACCTAGTGCATAGTTGCACATGAGGGTTCTCCTTCCGGGGGGGTGCCTTCGAGCCAAATCTTCAATTCTAAATCACAAAATTATGATTCGATAAAATCATTTATTACATAATCTTACTTTCGATCTACTTAAGCAACATTCGATACACTTACTTGCTTATCCTCAATGGCACAACCGATAGCCCAAATAAAACCAAGTAATTCTCTGGCTACTGCAACAACAGCTACTTTTCCACCTTTTCCTTTAGCAGAGATGCGATGATATTTCATATGAAGACGGTGTTGAGCTTTCCAAGCAATACGTTTTGCCTCTGGATCTTGACCTTCTTGACGTTTAAGCAATTCACCTTTAAGAGATGGTCGATGGCGATAAGACCAACAAACTTCTACTATGGAACGACGAATTTGGGAGTTTCCGGTTTTCGTAATGGAACCTTGCCAACGACTAGACCCACTCGAGTATTCCTTTGGAACAAGTCCAGCATAGGACATCAGTTGTCTTGGGTTTGAAAAGCGAGAAAACTGTCCAATTTCAGCTACCAAAGTAACAGCTGTGACTTCTGCGACTCCTCTTAATGTTTGAAGAGCTTGAATTACCGGAGCATGTTCACATTGAATAGCTTCTTCATGGATCTGAGCTTCGATACGTTTCATACGATCTTCAACTTCATTGATTGCATGAAGATATTCTTGAAAAACAATACGTTGAGAAGCTCTTTCAAATGTTAATCGTTTTAACCATTCACGATGTTTTACGGACCAATTTCTAACTCCTTGCGGAGGACGTATTCCATGGCGAAGTAAGAAGTGAACAAGTCTCTGGCGAGAACTTTGTAAATCCTCACGAGCATCATGACGAGCACGAATTAAGTCTCTCAATGCTTCATGATCTTCATCTGGAACCCATACAGAAGTAAGCTCTCCAGCGCGAAGTAGCTGAGCTAATCTAATAGAATCTCTTTTATCTGTTTTCACACGATCGCCCGATCGCTTTGGAATAAGGGAGGGTGCGACAACCATACAATCAATGTCCATAGATAGAAGAAATCGATAAATTCCATACCCAGAAGATCCTGCTTCATAACATACTAATAGGCTTTCAGGCTTCCCTAACTTTTTCATCAATTTGCGAATATCCTCTGGTTTATTTTGAATAGTTCCATGAAATCTAGGTTCACCACGACCAGAATCAGCAATCGCAACAGCAATTGAATCTTTAGATACGTCTAAACCAACAAATTTTTGAACATCCTTCATAATATCGGCTCCTTTTCGTGTGTAGCTCTACACTTGGTTTTTTATTTTTGGTAGTAACATTATGACCAAGTGCAATCTACGTTAAGCGATGGGAGCCGTTTTCGTTCATTATGACTAACGGTGCAGTTTAGTTTAATAAGGATTCTTTTAATATGGTGAATTTTTTATCTAAAAAGGAAAGAAGCTTACTAATCTAAAAGACGATAATAACACTATTCCAATTTAAAAATAGCCTTCGTGTATATATTTAAAGTTCAATGTTCCTATAACTTCAAAATCATCTTGATGAATTTTCATTAATATTTCTTCAACACCATTTTGTTCATAACCTCTTCTAAATTGTACATTCCACCATTCTTCTTTGGAATTAGATATAACTACACCTATCTGTCCGATTAGTTCTTTTGAGGTAAATCTACAACTTTTCACTACAACTATACTATTTATCATATCTTACTTCCCTCCAATGATATTTCACAGTCCAATAGAAATGATTTAACACTTTTTCTAAATCATTCGTACCTTTTATAATAATATTTTTATAATATTCTTTATACTATGTGAAATCAATTTTTTTAACAAAGCAGATAAGAGAAAACTTCCCATGGAGTATGTTATTGAAAATGGTTGATATCAACGGTCAGGGGTGCTGAGGCAGCCTTTTTCTTATGTTTCTTTGAAATAAAGTTTGATCAAATTGCTACTTATAACCTTGATCAACCAACAAAAAGAAAATGCGTGTTTTGAAGTGACAGACAAGTGCTTTCAGATACTGTAGGCATATCAGAGATAGCAAGCACATCTGACATAGTAACCCATGATATGTCTAACTTTTTCCTATTTCGGACTCTGTTTCAAACAAATGATGTGTTCATTTTAAATATCAAAAAGATATTTTTGTTGTTATTTCCTAAAAACACCCTACTATAATAGTAGGAGGTAGCATTTGCCATGAAAAGAATACTAGTGTTTCTAGCTACATTTATGTGTTTGTTATGGATTCTTGCACCATTTGTAAAAGGTCAATTTCAAGAGGAACCAAAAGTCTCGGAAACAAAGGCAGAAAGTAAAAAAAATCTTAAACCCGAGAACGCTTCATCTCACACTCATACACCTGTTCCGAAACAAAAAGTAACTGCAGCAACCATAGGCGCAGTGGGAGATATTTTAATTCACGATAGGGTGTATATACCCGCTCGCAAGTCAAACGGTTCGTATGACTTTAATCCGATGTTCCGATTTGTGAAGCCTTATCTGGGGAAAACGGATATTACGGTGGCTAATCAGGAAACGATGATTGGCGGGAAAGAAATAGGGCTTTCCTCATATCCTTCCTTTAATTCACCAGTAGAGGTGGGAGATGCTCTAAAGGCAAACGGGGTTGATCTTGTGACAATCGCCAATAACCATACGCTTGACCGAGGAGAAAAGGCGATTTTGAATGCGCTTGATCACTGGAACAGTATTGGGATGCCTTATACAGGAGCTTATAAATCTCCTGAAGACCAGAAGATCATTCGGATATTAAAAAGAAACGATATTACCTTTTCGTTTCTCAGCTATACGTATGGAACGAACGGGATTCCTGTTCCTGAGGGGAAGCCGCATCTTGTGAATTTAATTGATACCACGAGAATCCAGACGGAAGTTAAAGAAGCAGAGAAAGTTTCAGATGTCGTTGTGGTCAGTCTGCATTTCGGCAAAGAGTATGAACGGTTGCCTAATGATGAACAAAAGCTGCTTGCTCAAACGACAGCTAATGCAGGTGCTGATATTATTATTGGTCACCACCCACATGTTTTGCAGCCTGTTTCATGGCTTACAAAACCAAATGGCGAACGGGCATTTGTTGCTTATTCGCTTGGGAATTTCTTATCCGGCCAGCAGGGAGATTACAAAGACATCGGCGGTATTATGCAAATTGGCGTAAAGAAAATCCAAACCGGGGATGATGTGAAAATCGAACTGCAAAATCCCAAATTCCTGCCAACCTGGGTCAACCGGCCATATGAGATCATTCCAATGAAAGCCTTGAGTGATCAGTCTGACAAATATAACGAAATCCAAACACATATGAATCAATTCATGCCTGAACTGTCATTTGATTTTTAAGGAAGGTACAGTCTTTGGCATTGGAAAAAACTAATTGTTTTACATAATGAAAAAGCCACCGGCTTTGTAGCCGGTGGACCGCATATTCCTCCTAATAAGGTAAACACTATTCACCATGTTCCAGCTAAACGGCTTGAACCAACAGACGAACACGAAACTAAAACTATTAATAAACTATAAAAATAGTAGGATGTGTAAAATATGATTGAATATAAAGGTGGTAAAGAATATTGGAACGGAAGTGAGTGTGATTATAATTTTGTATCTCGTACATTAGCAGATAGTTACCCTCAAGATTATGAGCGATATATAAATGAATCAATGGAATTCATAAAAAAACATACAGTTCTACTCTGCTCGACTTGCCATTATAAGTGGGTACATAATGAAACTCATATATCTACCGCACAATGTCCTTCCTGTAAATCATTGGAGTTAAAAATTATAAGCCTTAATAAGAGTTGAATACGTACGTTTGTAATCGTGCAAGAGTCACAAATCAAGCTGTCATTTTGGCAGCTTGATTTGTTTCACTAACGGGGCAGGTTAGTGAAATAAGGTATAATGGAATAATAAGGTAATATATCTTCATTAATTTAAGGGAAGGATGATAAAAATTTGAGAAAAATAGTATTAATTTTATTCACATCAATCTTCGGGAAAATCGTTTTGACCATTCCACAAGATTAACGAATTATCCAGAATATAGATTTGGTATTAGTGAAATATAAACCAAGTGACAAACAAATTATTCTTTAAGAGAGATAATAAAATGAAAACATTAGTTCTTATTTTTCACCCAGACTTAACTGCTTCCCGTGCAATAGACCTTTGACGGTAGAAATGGAGAAGCAAGCCAATGTTACTGTTCACCGTGTTTATGAGGCTTACACAGATGAGAAGATTAATGTCGTAGCCTAGCGGAGTTTATTAGAGCAACACAATCGTAACATTTTGCAATTTCCTTTCTACTGGTAAAGTGCACCCCCATTGTTAAAAAATGGCAGGGATAAGTCGTTACCTACTGCTGGGCTTTTGGAAGTAATGGAGACAAGCTGCATGGAAAAGCATTGCTTATTGCCGTTACAACTGGTGTAGCTAAAGAAGGATATTCACCAGAAGGGGATGTTAAATACACCATCTCAGAGTTGCTGTGACTTCTCCA
This window encodes:
- a CDS encoding IS110 family transposase, with the translated sequence MNPVVGLDVAKGESQVQAFLDQSKPYGKSFSMKHTKEELDQFLDFLKEVEEVAGQMPMVILESTGHYHSPVIQYLEEQGILYILLNPIISYQAKKSSLRKVKTDAIDAYQLCVLYYKEDFEPHKIRGIQLLDLRNLSRQQEIVTNMYVEAKLQFHTILDQVFPEYRKVFGDLYSKVSLLMLKEYPTSEAVLTAGESRLAESVIEFCPSRSGEWAWEKAKKIMNSASRNPFQKNVYESHVINLRMYIELLFHYQGHLSDLEDRIVALANEMEEYKIIQSIPGIGEKIAATIISEIGEIDRFNHPKKLVAFAGVDPSVHSSGKFTATINRITKRGSSRLRHSLYLAVLCGIRSSRNKKLKAFYDKKKSEGKPAKVSIVACINKLLHWIYAILSRKETFLDLA
- a CDS encoding IS110 family transposase codes for the protein MNFKMQNKQNQLIERITDQHLVVGVDIAQHVHVARAVNFRGIVVGKPLSFENNEEGFTSLLNWIQELKQMKNLDTTIVGMEPTGHYWINLSKWLVKQNMDVVTVNPHHVKRNKENRDNTQSKSDKKDALVIADMVKNGYYAFVRSTSESFEKLRVLMANRDVIVKRLVSSINQINRWVDVVFPELRQVFKDVSCKGAIATLRLFPTPAELCSLQPQDIVTGWKSCMKRHSGHKKARSLLVLAKRSIGTKQALDAYKLHLGQLLEEYDLASSQLERVTQEVTNVLEQIPFVKQILAIKGISEISLAGILGEAGDLSGFAHGNALLRHAGLHLAEASSGKWKGQIVLSKRGRSRLRRYIFLATMSLVMNNPEFKALHSNNVKVKKIKKMKSIMKLCGKLARVLVGIARNGSAYKPEMIFSIEQLAA
- a CDS encoding CapA family protein is translated as MKRILVFLATFMCLLWILAPFVKGQFQEEPKVSETKAESKKNLKPENASSHTHTPVPKQKVTAATIGAVGDILIHDRVYIPARKSNGSYDFNPMFRFVKPYLGKTDITVANQETMIGGKEIGLSSYPSFNSPVEVGDALKANGVDLVTIANNHTLDRGEKAILNALDHWNSIGMPYTGAYKSPEDQKIIRILKRNDITFSFLSYTYGTNGIPVPEGKPHLVNLIDTTRIQTEVKEAEKVSDVVVVSLHFGKEYERLPNDEQKLLAQTTANAGADIIIGHHPHVLQPVSWLTKPNGERAFVAYSLGNFLSGQQGDYKDIGGIMQIGVKKIQTGDDVKIELQNPKFLPTWVNRPYEIIPMKALSDQSDKYNEIQTHMNQFMPELSFDF
- a CDS encoding IS110 family transposase, yielding MKDVQKFVGLDVSKDSIAVAIADSGRGEPRFHGTIQNKPEDIRKLMKKLGKPESLLVCYEAGSSGYGIYRFLLSMDIDCMVVAPSLIPKRSGDRVKTDKRDSIRLAQLLRAGELTSVWVPDEDHEALRDLIRARHDAREDLQSSRQRLVHFLLRHGIRPPQGVRNWSVKHREWLKRLTFERASQRIVFQEYLHAINEVEDRMKRIEAQIHEEAIQCEHAPVIQALQTLRGVAEVTAVTLVAEIGQFSRFSNPRQLMSYAGLVPKEYSSGSSRWQGSITKTGNSQIRRSIVEVCWSYRHRPSLKGELLKRQEGQDPEAKRIAWKAQHRLHMKYHRISAKGKGGKVAVVAVARELLGFIWAIGCAIEDKQVSVSNVA